From Cannabis sativa cultivar Pink pepper isolate KNU-18-1 chromosome 8, ASM2916894v1, whole genome shotgun sequence, a single genomic window includes:
- the LOC133030383 gene encoding uncharacterized protein LOC133030383, whose protein sequence is MSNRSLSFEDLRTVNGVLAPTYREAATMLGLLQRDNCLEDCLHEASLYQAPSSLRRLFATILVYCNPTNPRDLWERYEEEMSADLKSEEDSLSIVRNEVLKSISSTIESMGKDINSYQLLDEDISFDDDEEFQSREINDELGVEIPEEDITASHSLNAEQRQVYNAVMEHISSNKAQAFFVEGPGGTGKTFLYEALLATVRSRNLVALATASSGVAPSILPGGRTAHSRFKLPLDANETTSCSVSKQSSLANLLRASKLIIWDEAPMTRKQHIEALDKMLRDINDSDTPFGGKVIIFGGDFRQVLPVVRKGTRQEQVNSSLVHSYLWPTFTKFHLIENMRAILDPIFSDYILSVGNGMPPITVNDTLQIPSNMLIPYHDDNTSLYILIENVFHNIHHYPKNVSTMMNRAILTPKNSFVDEINFMLIARFPGEAHHYYSRDEAIDSTEQSVMEDFLNTLTPNDLPPHELQLKRNCPIMFLRNINPSDGLCNGTRLICRAFELNVIDAEIAVGHHRGKRVFIPRIPFLPNVDENSGFPFKRTQFPIRLSFAMTINKSQGQTLDYVGVYLPQPIFSHGQLYVALSRAKTSSTVRVLIRPVTTGQHDKDCTKNIVYTELLELSSSN, encoded by the coding sequence atgtctaataGGTCGTTGTCATTCGAAGATCTAAGGACAGTGAACGGAGTTCTGGCCCCAACATATCGTGAGGCAGCGACGATGCTTGGGCTGTTACAAAGAGACAACTGCTTGGAAGATTGTTTACATGAAGCATCTCTATACCAAGCGCCTTCGAGTCTGAGACGACTATTCGCAACGATATTAGTTTATTGCAATCCAACGAACCCTAGAGACCTATGGGAACGTTACGAGGAAGAAATGTCTGCCGATTTGAAATCTGAAGAAGATTCTCTATCTATTGTGAGAAATGAAGTTCTAAAGTCCATCTCTTCTACAATAGAATCCATGGGAAAAGACATCAATTCCTACCAACTTCTTGACGAGGACATCTCGTTCGATGACGATGAAGAATTTCAATCTAGAGAAATCAACGATGAATTGGGAGTTGAAATACCCGAAGAAGATATAACAGCTTCCCACTCCCTAAATGCAGAGCAACGACAAGTGTATAATGCAGTGATGGAACATATTTCATCAAACAAAGCACAAGCGTTCTTCGTAGAAGGGCCAGGAGGGACAGGAAAAACATTCTTATACGAAGCTCTATTAGCAACAGTAAGATCGAGAAACCTTGTGGCACTTGCAACTGCTTCATCGGGTGTTGCCCCTTCCATTCTCCCAGGGGGTCGTACAGCACATTCACGTTTTAAGCTTCCACTTGATGCCAACGAAACAACCTCATGTTCCGTTAGCAAACAAAGTTCTCTTGCAAACCTTCTACGAGcatcgaaattaataatatgGGATGAGGCTCCAATGACAAGAAAACAACACATAGAAGCATTGGATAAAATGCTACGAGACATAAATGATTCGGACACACCTTTTGGTGGAAAGGTAATTATTTTTGGAGGAGATTTTAGACAGGTATTACCTGTTGTCCGAAAAGGAACAAGACAGGAGCAGGTAAATTCTAGCTTGGTTCACTCATACTTGTGGCCCACCTTCACCAAGTTccacctaattgaaaatatgagAGCAATACTGGACCCAATATTCTCTGATTACATATTGTCGGTCGGCAATGGAATGCCACCGATCACCGTCAATGACACCTTACAAATCCCAAGTAATATGCTCATTCCTTATCACGACGACAACACATCTTTATACATCCTAATAGAAAATGTCTTCCACAACATCCATCACTACCCAAAAAATGTGTCTACCATGATGAATCGAGCTATATTAACACCAAAGAACTCTTTTGTCGATGAAATTAATTTCATGTTAATTGCACGTTTCCCGGGAGAAGCACATCACTACTACAGTCGAGATGAGGCTATAGATAGCACCGAGCAATCAGTTATGGAAGATTTCTTAAACACTCTTACACCAAACGACCTTCCTCCACATGAATTGCAACTAAAGAGGAATTGTCCAATAATGTTTCTTAGAAACATTAATCCTTCAGATGGACTTTGCAATGGAACCCGTTTGATTTGTCGAGCATTTGAACTAAATGTGATAGATGCTGAAATTGCTGTAGGACACCATAGAGGAAAAAGAGTCTTTATACCAAGAATACCATTCTTACCCAATGTGGATGAAAATAGCGGCTTTCCATTTAAACGAACACAATTCCCCATAAGATTAAGTTTTGCTATGACAATAAACAAATCGCAAGGCCAAACGTTAGATTATGTTGGAGTTTATTTGCCACAACCTATTTTTTCACACGGTCAGTTATATGTGGCATTGTCAAGGGCAAAAACATCGTCTACAGTGCGTGTATTAATACGACCTGTGACCACAGGCCAGCATGATAAGGACTGCACCAAAAACATAGTCTACACAGAGTTATTAGAATTATCAAGTTCAAACTAA